The following proteins come from a genomic window of Achromobacter sp. AONIH1:
- a CDS encoding amidohydrolase family protein, producing MTYRSDSSSPFSRILGPLRARQCACHSAQCQRLHQRVTEDLSRRHFLGGMAAMLAPFALPSAAMAAATALADDARPLLLTNLRLFDGSGTAAREGVQVLVKGKRIADLLPASATVADARVLDCQGKLLLPGLIDVHWHTMLAAIPQMTAMTADLGYLYLVAAKEAQRTLMRGFTSVRDAGGPAFALKRAIDEGLVDGPRIYPSGAMISQTSGHGDFRLRSDLPRADGAPLSLVENTGVAMIADGEAQVLRRVREQLMLGASQIKMMAGGGVASLYDPLDSTQFTERELRAGVEAASDWNTYVMTHVYTPKGIQRAIHAGVKCIEHGQLADEASVRLMRDQDVWWSLQPFLQDEDSNAYPDAERQASQKQVAEGTVQAYALAQKHGVKTGWGTDILFNPRNTATQGRQLAKLTRFYDPLTLLGQATGVNGELLALSGERNPYPGALGRIAPGAWADLLVADGDPSANLDFLADPDKNLRLIMKDGKVHKNTL from the coding sequence CAGTGCGCCTGCCATAGCGCGCAGTGCCAGCGGCTGCACCAGCGCGTGACCGAGGACCTGTCACGCCGCCATTTCCTGGGCGGCATGGCCGCCATGCTGGCGCCCTTCGCCCTGCCCTCGGCGGCGATGGCGGCGGCGACCGCGCTGGCCGATGACGCACGCCCGCTGCTGCTGACCAACCTGCGCCTGTTCGACGGCTCGGGCACGGCGGCGCGCGAGGGCGTGCAGGTGCTGGTCAAGGGCAAGCGCATCGCCGACCTGCTGCCGGCGTCCGCCACCGTGGCGGACGCGCGTGTACTGGACTGCCAAGGCAAGCTGCTGCTGCCGGGGCTGATCGACGTGCACTGGCACACGATGCTGGCGGCGATTCCGCAGATGACGGCCATGACGGCCGACCTGGGCTATCTGTACCTGGTGGCCGCCAAGGAAGCCCAGCGCACGCTGATGCGCGGCTTCACCTCGGTGCGCGACGCGGGCGGGCCGGCGTTCGCGCTCAAGCGCGCGATCGACGAGGGGCTGGTGGACGGGCCGCGCATCTATCCCAGCGGGGCGATGATCTCGCAAACGTCCGGGCACGGGGATTTCCGGCTGCGCAGCGACCTGCCGCGCGCCGACGGCGCGCCGCTGAGCCTGGTGGAAAACACCGGCGTGGCCATGATCGCCGACGGCGAGGCCCAGGTGCTGCGCCGCGTGCGCGAACAACTGATGCTGGGCGCCAGCCAGATCAAGATGATGGCGGGCGGCGGCGTGGCCTCGCTGTACGACCCGCTGGACAGCACCCAGTTCACCGAGCGCGAACTGCGCGCCGGCGTCGAGGCCGCCAGCGACTGGAACACTTATGTGATGACGCACGTCTACACGCCCAAGGGCATCCAGCGCGCGATCCACGCCGGCGTGAAGTGCATCGAGCACGGTCAGCTGGCCGACGAGGCCAGCGTGCGCCTGATGCGCGACCAGGACGTGTGGTGGAGCCTGCAGCCGTTCCTGCAGGACGAGGACAGCAACGCCTATCCCGACGCGGAGCGGCAGGCCAGCCAGAAGCAGGTGGCCGAGGGCACGGTCCAGGCCTATGCGCTGGCGCAGAAGCACGGCGTCAAGACGGGCTGGGGCACGGATATCCTGTTCAATCCCCGCAACACCGCGACGCAGGGCAGGCAGCTGGCCAAGCTGACGCGCTTCTACGATCCGCTGACGCTGCTGGGCCAGGCCACGGGCGTCAACGGCGAGCTGCTGGCGCTGTCGGGCGAGCGCAACCCCTACCCCGGCGCGCTGGGCCGGATCGCGCCGGGCGCCTGGGCCGATCTGCTGGTGGCCGACGGCGATCCCTCGGCCAATCTCGATTTCCTGGCGGATCCCGACAAGAACCTGCGCCTGATCATGAAGGACGGCAAGGTCCACAAGAACACGCTGTGA
- a CDS encoding DUF4034 domain-containing protein encodes MQSLTSIRRDLRALVQARDYAQIDAYYDALEQRDWADTEDPGAPYFEAANSGTLFDYSMVPFQDAAAFLQDWIAASPGSYHAHLVLGNFCFGRAGDIRGYGWADSVTQDRWLGAALACERAAAALVQAMALSPRPIAACVTMMQMCAHFQEPYWLRQLFLGNAPETITHEDIDEPGMMDAALAHLAELGVPRLTPEQTPDALPTGLAPRAEHEMDQAKDYWLLRALDLRPGHLGALMAYAQYLRPRWGGSYEDIDGMAGGPLCAALSELQRNAIRWIGILDSMGDYPEPDDAEAVEEYREMFESFLQRELRPEERGMALGFYAQFVSYSLEDQVQARALHAQSAAAFPPNRYFGDVDGPFRSFAHVSIIHGLPDDDGAFKSVLERMCHWDTVATPQALAAVAHHYGRWGFAQDPARAQQLLDRAAVLAQDQADDDFNVLAAAAMLWDGGDHEQGYFLTRQLADRRVADAASSMYDIHRGFRDNTPDSYLDDAVRDQWLQCAVEEGSPLAMYNMAYRNIFDDELDFSRRENLDRVLRLLHGARQEPRADALARLRIGVLLRDHGTEQEQQEGVRAYLRPLVDEDHDWRAARASAEIALAYAHGRGARKNRFAAIEWAQHASRLQPDDEGIDEIQSQVLNSHSLVKTIGTVFGAYMGRGGTSAEDLPPKPDAQ; translated from the coding sequence TTGCAATCCCTCACCTCCATTCGCCGCGACCTCCGCGCCCTGGTCCAGGCCCGCGACTACGCCCAGATCGACGCCTATTACGACGCGCTGGAACAGCGGGACTGGGCCGATACCGAAGATCCGGGCGCGCCGTATTTCGAGGCGGCCAACTCGGGCACGCTGTTCGACTATTCCATGGTCCCGTTCCAGGACGCCGCCGCCTTTCTGCAAGACTGGATCGCGGCCAGCCCGGGCTCGTACCACGCCCATCTGGTGCTGGGCAATTTCTGTTTCGGCCGCGCCGGCGACATCCGGGGATACGGCTGGGCCGACAGCGTGACGCAGGACCGCTGGCTGGGCGCCGCCCTGGCCTGTGAACGCGCCGCCGCCGCGCTGGTGCAGGCGATGGCGCTGTCGCCGCGCCCGATCGCGGCCTGCGTGACGATGATGCAGATGTGCGCGCATTTCCAGGAACCATACTGGCTGCGCCAGCTGTTCCTGGGCAACGCGCCGGAAACCATCACGCACGAGGACATCGACGAGCCGGGCATGATGGACGCCGCGCTGGCCCATCTGGCCGAGCTGGGCGTGCCGCGCCTGACGCCTGAACAGACGCCTGATGCCCTGCCCACGGGCCTGGCGCCGCGCGCCGAGCACGAGATGGACCAGGCCAAGGATTATTGGCTGCTGCGCGCGCTGGACCTGCGACCCGGGCACCTGGGCGCGCTGATGGCGTATGCGCAGTACCTGCGTCCGCGCTGGGGCGGCAGCTATGAGGACATCGACGGCATGGCCGGCGGACCGCTGTGCGCGGCGCTGTCCGAGCTGCAGCGCAACGCGATCCGCTGGATCGGCATCCTCGATTCGATGGGCGATTATCCGGAGCCGGACGACGCCGAGGCGGTGGAGGAATACCGCGAGATGTTCGAATCGTTCCTGCAGCGCGAGCTGCGGCCGGAAGAGCGCGGCATGGCGCTGGGTTTTTACGCGCAGTTCGTCAGCTATTCGCTGGAGGACCAGGTCCAGGCGCGCGCGCTGCACGCACAGAGCGCGGCGGCATTTCCGCCGAACCGTTATTTCGGCGACGTGGACGGACCGTTCCGCAGCTTCGCGCACGTCAGCATCATCCACGGCCTGCCGGACGACGACGGCGCCTTCAAGAGCGTGCTGGAACGCATGTGCCATTGGGATACCGTGGCTACGCCGCAGGCGCTGGCGGCGGTGGCCCATCACTACGGCCGCTGGGGTTTCGCGCAAGACCCGGCGCGCGCGCAGCAGTTGCTGGACCGCGCCGCGGTGCTGGCGCAGGACCAGGCGGACGACGATTTCAACGTCTTGGCGGCGGCCGCCATGCTATGGGATGGCGGCGACCATGAGCAAGGCTATTTCCTGACGCGGCAGCTGGCGGACCGCCGCGTGGCGGACGCGGCCAGCAGCATGTACGACATCCACCGGGGCTTCCGCGACAACACGCCGGACAGCTACCTGGACGACGCGGTGCGCGACCAGTGGCTGCAGTGCGCGGTGGAAGAAGGCTCGCCGCTGGCCATGTACAACATGGCCTATCGCAACATCTTCGACGACGAACTGGATTTCTCGCGCCGCGAGAACCTGGACAGGGTTCTGCGCCTGCTTCACGGCGCACGCCAGGAGCCGCGCGCCGACGCGCTGGCGCGGCTGCGCATCGGCGTGCTGCTGCGCGACCACGGCACCGAGCAGGAACAGCAGGAAGGCGTGCGCGCCTATCTGCGTCCGCTGGTGGACGAGGATCACGACTGGCGCGCGGCGCGCGCCAGCGCCGAGATCGCGCTGGCCTACGCGCACGGGCGCGGCGCCAGGAAGAATCGCTTCGCCGCCATCGAATGGGCGCAGCACGCCAGCCGGCTGCAGCCTGACGACGAAGGCATCGACGAGATCCAGTCGCAGGTGCTGAATTCGCACAGCCTGGTCAAGACCATCGGCACGGTGTTCGGCGCCTACATGGGCCGAGGCGGCACCAGCGCCGAGGACCTGCCGCCCAAGCCGGACGCGCAGTAG
- a CDS encoding M48 family metallopeptidase → MARPGRSGWKLSSRLLLGDAALAGAGLALGTAPLWLYAALPGALGVAAGALALPLPVAGWAMLRLPFSSRPPGPEDGLLLTPADAPALFREIEQVRAQVGAPALDAVYLNSECNASIRQHRRLWGGTRNVLWLGLPLLELLSADACRAILAHECAHIAGRHGRYASRVYFARLQWQEAARQLARRKGLANAPLRLFMNWHVPRFLAASLDFARECEYQADAESARVCGVACASDALMATCLQGRALHEYASSLYADAAATEPPWLLVRLAEDDSLASPRDQAEAQIWLHQALCRPTSHDDTHPSLADRLAALKVPRALDERTTPAPGMPGAQGMASTHSLPATSRPLPWRRAQPCAAQEWLQDRRLPLARALDDSRREAAAQALREAQDERREAVAAHHDLLRKQRLRALSADERARMAWHAAMLADDVDGAMKLLQENLRDHPGHVPSLCELATLLQRQNARPDAAPDANTTRGPDDARREPAQDAAEALWREAAAQPGPHRLACLRQLTAIALRRGDAGQALAWRTEADQLERRTLAEYTAAPRYEPHGLGEPELRRLADMLDPLLLAATGAWLLRDAASGHHVLLVLARESWILRAVGALTGEPSYLRRDCQALLQRLLPRVQRNIEPLLLAAGDPLPGVCTDATRLRRAGA, encoded by the coding sequence ATGGCGCGCCCGGGCCGGTCCGGATGGAAGCTGTCGTCCCGGCTGCTGCTGGGCGACGCGGCGCTGGCCGGCGCGGGACTGGCGCTGGGCACGGCGCCGCTGTGGCTGTATGCGGCGCTGCCCGGCGCGCTGGGCGTGGCCGCCGGGGCGCTGGCCCTGCCCTTGCCCGTCGCGGGCTGGGCGATGCTGCGCCTGCCCTTCTCGTCACGCCCACCCGGCCCGGAAGACGGCCTGCTCCTCACACCCGCGGACGCGCCGGCGCTGTTCCGCGAGATCGAACAGGTGCGCGCCCAGGTGGGCGCGCCGGCGCTGGACGCGGTCTACCTGAACAGCGAATGCAATGCCAGCATCCGGCAGCATCGGCGGCTCTGGGGCGGCACGCGCAACGTGCTGTGGCTCGGGCTGCCGCTGCTGGAGCTGCTGTCGGCCGACGCCTGCCGCGCCATCCTGGCGCATGAATGCGCGCACATCGCCGGCCGGCACGGACGCTATGCCAGCCGGGTGTATTTCGCGCGGCTGCAATGGCAGGAAGCGGCGCGGCAACTGGCGCGTCGCAAGGGCTTGGCCAACGCGCCGCTGCGGCTCTTCATGAACTGGCACGTGCCACGCTTCCTGGCAGCCAGCCTGGATTTCGCGCGCGAATGCGAGTACCAGGCCGACGCGGAATCCGCGCGGGTCTGCGGCGTGGCGTGCGCGTCGGATGCCCTGATGGCGACCTGTCTGCAGGGACGTGCCCTGCACGAATACGCATCCAGCTTGTACGCCGACGCCGCAGCCACGGAACCACCCTGGCTCCTGGTCCGGCTGGCGGAGGATGACTCGCTGGCCAGTCCGCGTGACCAGGCCGAGGCGCAGATCTGGCTGCATCAGGCCCTGTGCCGTCCGACCAGCCATGACGATACCCATCCCTCGCTGGCGGACCGCCTGGCGGCGCTGAAGGTGCCACGGGCCCTGGACGAACGGACAACGCCCGCGCCCGGCATGCCCGGCGCGCAGGGCATGGCGTCCACGCACTCCTTGCCGGCAACCTCCCGCCCCCTGCCCTGGCGTCGCGCCCAGCCCTGCGCGGCGCAGGAATGGTTGCAGGACCGGCGCCTGCCGCTGGCACGCGCGCTCGATGATTCGCGGCGCGAGGCCGCCGCGCAAGCGCTGCGCGAGGCGCAGGACGAACGCCGCGAGGCCGTCGCGGCGCATCACGATCTGCTGCGCAAGCAGCGCCTGCGCGCGCTGTCGGCCGATGAGCGGGCGCGCATGGCCTGGCATGCCGCCATGCTGGCCGACGATGTGGACGGCGCCATGAAGCTGCTGCAAGAGAATCTACGGGATCATCCCGGCCACGTGCCCTCGCTGTGCGAATTGGCGACGCTGTTGCAGCGCCAGAATGCCCGCCCGGACGCAGCGCCGGACGCGAACACGACGCGTGGCCCGGACGATGCCCGGCGCGAGCCTGCGCAGGATGCCGCCGAAGCGCTATGGCGCGAGGCCGCCGCCCAGCCCGGCCCGCATCGCCTGGCCTGCCTGCGCCAACTCACCGCCATCGCCCTGCGGCGCGGCGACGCCGGCCAGGCCCTGGCCTGGCGCACGGAAGCGGACCAATTGGAACGCCGGACCCTGGCTGAATACACCGCCGCACCCCGCTACGAGCCGCACGGCCTGGGCGAGCCCGAATTGCGCAGGCTGGCGGACATGCTGGACCCGCTCTTGCTGGCCGCCACCGGCGCATGGCTGTTGCGCGACGCCGCCAGCGGGCATCATGTGCTGCTGGTGCTGGCGCGCGAGTCCTGGATATTGCGCGCCGTGGGCGCGCTGACGGGCGAGCCCAGTTATCTGCGGCGCGATTGCCAGGCGCTGCTGCAACGGTTGCTGCCGCGCGTGCAGCGGAACATCGAACCGCTGCTGCTGGCCGCCGGCGATCCGCTGCCGGGCGTGTGCACGGACGCCACCCGGCTGCGGCGGGCCGGCGCCTAG
- a CDS encoding diguanylate cyclase: protein MHVDLFTLYLIIIGTLLASACLTYWEHRTHPGRSTSLRLLAAGFATLAAGCSIALYRAALPGVLGSALSNLVILGGYLLVLNAVAALNGRLYRAGSLGLLGVMALIWAGAGYSGQNLVWTYVSAFPIALVSGLTAWELLRCKALRPLLPLRIAVAVTGLHALLYLGRSFILPWWVARDGPAAQMLASNITMYEGVLYSIVLPMTLLKLVREETHGQLLRESQTDYLTRLGNRRWFFEQGQRLIDGGRGREPLAVLAFDLDQFKSINDRYGHQTGDLVLKSFADIARGVLGPAVLLARIGGEEFAAVLAGNDARRAVALGEDVARRFAETLSSRVDSLGIPATVSIGLAQYEHDAPALAQGLSTADQALYRAKALGGNRLEVAQLAAPMAAD from the coding sequence ATGCACGTCGATCTCTTCACTCTCTACCTCATCATCATCGGAACGCTGCTCGCCAGCGCCTGCCTGACTTACTGGGAGCACCGGACCCATCCCGGCCGCAGTACGTCGCTGCGGCTGCTGGCGGCCGGCTTCGCCACGCTCGCGGCGGGTTGCTCCATCGCCCTGTACCGCGCCGCCCTGCCCGGAGTGCTGGGCTCGGCGCTGAGCAATCTGGTCATCCTGGGCGGCTATCTGCTGGTGCTGAACGCCGTGGCCGCGCTCAACGGGCGGCTGTATCGCGCCGGCTCGCTGGGACTGCTGGGCGTCATGGCGCTGATCTGGGCCGGCGCGGGCTATTCGGGGCAGAACCTGGTCTGGACCTATGTCAGCGCCTTTCCCATCGCGCTGGTCAGCGGCCTGACCGCCTGGGAGCTGTTGCGCTGTAAGGCGCTGAGACCGCTGCTGCCGTTGCGCATCGCGGTGGCCGTGACCGGCCTGCACGCGCTGCTCTACCTGGGCCGCAGCTTCATCCTGCCCTGGTGGGTGGCCAGGGATGGCCCGGCCGCGCAGATGCTGGCCAGCAATATCACCATGTACGAAGGCGTGCTGTATTCCATCGTGCTGCCCATGACGCTGCTCAAGCTGGTGCGCGAAGAGACGCATGGCCAGCTGCTGCGGGAATCGCAGACCGACTACCTGACCCGGCTGGGCAACCGCCGCTGGTTCTTCGAGCAGGGCCAGCGCCTGATCGACGGCGGCCGGGGGCGCGAGCCGCTGGCCGTGCTGGCCTTCGACCTGGACCAGTTCAAGTCCATCAACGACCGCTACGGCCACCAGACCGGTGATCTGGTGCTCAAGTCCTTCGCCGACATCGCGCGCGGCGTGCTGGGGCCGGCGGTGCTGCTGGCCCGCATCGGCGGCGAGGAATTCGCCGCGGTGCTGGCCGGCAACGACGCCCGCCGCGCCGTCGCGCTGGGCGAGGACGTGGCCCGGCGTTTCGCCGAGACGCTGTCCAGCCGCGTCGACAGCCTGGGCATCCCGGCCACCGTCAGCATCGGGCTGGCGCAGTACGAGCACGACGCGCCGGCCCTGGCCCAGGGGCTGTCGACCGCCGACCAGGCGCTGTACCGCGCCAAGGCGCTGGGCGGCAACCGGCTGGAAGTGGCGCAACTGGCCGCGCCCATGGCGGCCGATTGA
- a CDS encoding DNA/RNA non-specific endonuclease, whose translation MTRAKTPAKKKSPPRRSPARASAGGRFPRFLKALLFSSLASFGAATYMLNPQWRIPAPVQDVLARLGWPQQHHQPQHPQQNSQHRQPPREQNAPAATAPIAVPTGAPAQTIFAECRQFFPNFRPPEVPGSQQLREVCFSAFAILHNGQTKTPVFVAERLNRQTLAQGQGLRRTDKFYAEARLPRSERAELDDYKGSGYSRGHMAPAGDMSTPDAMAQSFSLANMVPQDQTHNGGAWSQIEQDTRKYVMRASGDVYVFTGPVYADKPRTIGSGVAVPAYIYKVVYDATTGRSWVHWQANSASTKAGPPISYEEFVKRTGLRLLPEAG comes from the coding sequence ATGACGCGCGCGAAGACCCCCGCCAAGAAGAAAAGCCCCCCACGCAGATCCCCGGCCCGCGCCAGCGCCGGCGGCCGCTTCCCCCGCTTCCTGAAGGCGCTGCTGTTCTCGTCCCTGGCGAGCTTCGGCGCCGCCACCTACATGCTGAATCCGCAGTGGCGGATACCGGCGCCGGTGCAGGACGTGCTGGCGCGGCTGGGCTGGCCGCAGCAGCATCATCAGCCACAACACCCGCAGCAGAATTCCCAGCATCGCCAGCCGCCGCGCGAGCAGAACGCGCCCGCCGCCACGGCGCCGATCGCCGTGCCCACGGGCGCGCCGGCGCAGACCATCTTCGCCGAATGCCGCCAGTTCTTCCCCAACTTCCGACCGCCGGAGGTGCCCGGCAGCCAGCAGCTGCGCGAGGTCTGTTTCTCGGCCTTCGCGATCCTGCATAACGGCCAGACCAAGACGCCGGTGTTCGTGGCCGAGCGCCTGAACCGGCAGACGCTGGCCCAGGGCCAGGGACTGCGCCGCACCGACAAGTTCTACGCCGAGGCGCGCCTGCCGCGCTCGGAACGCGCCGAGCTGGACGACTACAAGGGCTCGGGCTATTCGCGCGGACACATGGCGCCGGCGGGAGACATGTCCACCCCGGACGCGATGGCGCAGAGCTTTTCGCTGGCCAACATGGTGCCGCAGGACCAGACGCACAACGGCGGCGCCTGGAGCCAGATCGAGCAGGACACCCGCAAGTACGTGATGCGCGCGTCCGGCGACGTGTACGTGTTCACCGGACCCGTCTACGCCGACAAGCCCAGGACCATCGGCAGCGGCGTGGCCGTGCCGGCCTATATCTACAAGGTCGTGTACGACGCCACCACCGGGCGCTCGTGGGTGCACTGGCAGGCCAACAGCGCCAGCACCAAGGCGGGGCCGCCGATCAGCTATGAGGAATTCGTGAAGCGGACGGGGCTGCGGCTGCTGCCGGAGGCCGGCTAG
- a CDS encoding VOC family protein — MISKNTICLWYDKDALEAAQFYARTFPDSAVGRVLRAPGDYPSGTQGDVLTVEFTVAGVACLGLNGGTAFKHNEAFSFQIATDDQAETDRLWHAIVGNGGQESACGWCKDKWGLSWQITPRALTEAIADPDPAAAKRAFEAMMTMGKIDIAAIEAARRG; from the coding sequence ATGATCAGCAAGAACACGATATGCCTGTGGTACGACAAGGACGCGCTGGAGGCCGCGCAGTTCTATGCCCGCACCTTTCCCGACAGCGCCGTCGGCCGCGTGCTGCGCGCGCCGGGCGACTATCCGTCGGGCACGCAGGGCGATGTGCTGACGGTGGAGTTCACCGTGGCGGGCGTGGCCTGCCTGGGCCTGAACGGCGGCACGGCGTTCAAGCACAACGAGGCGTTTTCGTTTCAGATCGCCACCGACGACCAGGCGGAAACCGACCGCCTGTGGCACGCCATCGTTGGCAACGGCGGCCAGGAAAGCGCCTGCGGCTGGTGCAAGGACAAATGGGGCCTGTCGTGGCAGATCACGCCGCGCGCCCTCACCGAGGCAATCGCCGATCCGGACCCGGCGGCGGCCAAGCGCGCGTTCGAGGCGATGATGACGATGGGCAAGATCGACATCGCGGCGATCGAGGCGGCGCGGCGCGGTTGA
- a CDS encoding LysR family transcriptional regulator, which yields MDFRQIKQFVVLATELNYRKAAERLHMTQPPLSIAIKRLETEIGAELFERDRQGVRLTVAGIAFLDEARRLLDGAESALQAARDAAQGRVGALRICSVPSAALNLLPRILPAFSQRFPQVRLRLSSGSTVGILAQLQRGELDAALLVPPASGVPGIAMTPLGRQRLALAVPAGHQLAGRRSAALAELDGDTLVALAHSDSPGFAAEIAAACQRAGFHPRVMQESSHALVTLPLIAAGLGVAIVPEALRRIAIDNVAFVDLEDAAGEPLSYAVALAAHAEPANPAVRWFVDAAREALDENGDAGRQ from the coding sequence ATGGATTTCAGGCAGATCAAGCAGTTCGTGGTGCTGGCCACCGAACTGAACTACCGCAAGGCCGCCGAGCGGCTGCACATGACCCAGCCGCCGCTCAGCATCGCCATCAAGCGGCTGGAGACCGAAATCGGCGCCGAGCTGTTCGAGCGCGACCGCCAGGGCGTGCGGCTGACGGTCGCGGGCATCGCCTTCCTGGATGAAGCCCGGCGCCTGCTCGACGGCGCCGAGTCCGCGCTGCAGGCGGCGCGCGATGCCGCGCAGGGACGCGTGGGCGCGCTGCGCATCTGCTCGGTGCCGAGCGCGGCGCTGAACCTGCTGCCGCGCATTCTGCCGGCGTTCAGCCAGCGCTTTCCGCAGGTGCGGCTGCGGCTGAGCAGCGGCAGCACGGTGGGGATCCTGGCGCAGTTGCAGCGCGGCGAGCTGGACGCGGCGCTGCTGGTGCCGCCCGCGTCGGGCGTGCCGGGCATCGCCATGACGCCGCTGGGCCGGCAACGGTTGGCGCTGGCGGTGCCGGCGGGCCATCAGCTCGCCGGCCGCCGGTCGGCCGCGCTGGCCGAGCTGGACGGCGACACGCTGGTGGCGCTGGCGCATTCGGACAGCCCGGGATTCGCCGCCGAGATCGCGGCGGCCTGCCAGCGCGCGGGCTTTCATCCGCGCGTGATGCAGGAGTCCTCGCACGCCCTGGTCACGCTGCCCCTGATCGCCGCCGGGCTGGGCGTGGCCATCGTGCCGGAGGCATTGCGCCGGATCGCCATCGACAATGTGGCGTTCGTCGATCTGGAGGACGCCGCCGGCGAGCCGCTGAGCTACGCCGTGGCGCTGGCCGCGCACGCCGAGCCGGCGAATCCGGCGGTGCGCTGGTTCGTCGACGCGGCGCGCGAAGCGCTGGATGAAAACGGGGATGCGGGACGGCAATGA
- a CDS encoding tripartite tricarboxylate transporter substrate binding protein — translation MKLGLRRRLAVLLGAALPMAAAWAQAYPTQPVRLIVPFGAGGVTDTTARVFAEGLTRELGQPVVVENRGGAGGSIAASAVAKANPDGYTLLVITNGMYAVNPLIYKTLPYDPNKDFAYIAMLANTPTVLAVSADSPHKTLPDLIKAASAQADRIAFSTAGEGSDNYQVLEVLQQATGVKMLHVPYKSGAESLTDVMSGNTDVTAISAVTATGYIQAGQIRPYAVTSSRRLANLPDIPTAKEALGQDVEGGSLSGIAAPAGTPPEVVARLNAAIGAVAGGAMAQDKIYARGSERMDGSQEAFTLRVAQEQKKWAGILGRPGK, via the coding sequence ATGAAGCTGGGATTGCGCCGCCGTCTGGCGGTCTTGTTGGGAGCGGCGCTGCCGATGGCGGCGGCGTGGGCGCAGGCGTATCCGACGCAGCCGGTCCGGCTGATCGTGCCCTTCGGCGCGGGCGGCGTGACCGATACCACCGCGCGCGTGTTCGCCGAGGGACTGACGCGCGAGCTGGGCCAGCCGGTGGTGGTCGAGAACCGGGGCGGCGCGGGCGGCTCCATCGCCGCCAGCGCGGTCGCCAAGGCCAATCCCGACGGCTACACGCTGCTGGTGATCACAAATGGCATGTACGCCGTCAACCCCTTGATTTACAAGACGCTGCCCTACGACCCGAACAAGGACTTCGCCTATATCGCCATGCTGGCCAACACGCCCACCGTGCTGGCGGTGAGCGCGGACAGTCCCCACAAGACGCTGCCCGACCTGATCAAGGCGGCGTCCGCGCAGGCCGACAGGATCGCGTTTTCGACGGCGGGCGAGGGCTCCGACAACTACCAGGTGCTGGAGGTATTGCAGCAGGCCACCGGCGTGAAGATGCTGCACGTGCCCTACAAGAGCGGCGCCGAGTCGCTGACGGACGTGATGAGCGGCAACACCGACGTGACCGCCATCTCGGCCGTCACCGCGACGGGCTATATCCAGGCCGGCCAGATCCGCCCCTACGCGGTCACTTCGTCGCGCCGCCTGGCCAACCTGCCCGACATTCCCACCGCCAAGGAAGCGCTGGGTCAGGACGTGGAGGGCGGTTCGCTGTCCGGCATCGCCGCGCCGGCCGGCACGCCGCCCGAGGTGGTCGCGCGCCTGAACGCCGCCATCGGGGCTGTCGCCGGCGGCGCGATGGCGCAGGACAAGATCTATGCGCGCGGCAGCGAGCGCATGGACGGCTCGCAGGAAGCCTTCACGCTTCGGGTGGCGCAGGAGCAGAAGAAGTGGGCGGGCATCTTGGGTCGCCCGGGCAAGTAA
- a CDS encoding dihydrodipicolinate synthase family protein, with amino-acid sequence MHLQGIIGYLLTPCDDAGRVDHALLARHVEEMIGAGVHALAPLGSTGCLPYLDDAEREAVVETVVGAAAGRLPVLAGVSSLGTASTVRHARHAERAGAAAVQVLPSTYWKLTEAEIHDYYRAVCDAISLPVMVYNNPFTTGMDLPVPFLAKLAALPNVTMIKESSPDEGKIARLRQACPDKTAVYIGLNRMARGGFAAGAAGWCTASANVAAAHAVNLYRCAMAGDQAGVDDWFSRQSGLLNFLMEHGLPRTVAAGLRLRGIPSGRLRAPLAPLAPEHEHTLLNILKQMEIVQ; translated from the coding sequence ATGCACTTGCAAGGAATCATCGGCTATCTGCTGACGCCCTGCGACGACGCCGGGCGGGTCGATCATGCGCTGCTGGCGCGCCACGTCGAGGAAATGATCGGCGCGGGCGTGCACGCGCTGGCGCCGCTGGGCAGCACCGGCTGCCTGCCGTACCTGGACGACGCCGAGCGCGAGGCCGTGGTCGAGACCGTGGTCGGCGCGGCGGCCGGCCGGCTGCCGGTGCTGGCCGGCGTGTCCAGCCTGGGCACCGCCAGCACCGTGCGCCACGCGCGCCACGCCGAGCGCGCCGGCGCGGCGGCGGTGCAGGTGCTGCCCAGCACCTACTGGAAACTGACCGAGGCCGAGATCCATGACTATTACCGCGCGGTCTGCGACGCGATCTCGCTCCCGGTGATGGTCTACAACAACCCGTTCACCACCGGCATGGACCTGCCCGTGCCGTTCCTGGCGAAGCTGGCCGCGCTGCCCAACGTCACCATGATCAAGGAAAGCAGTCCCGACGAAGGCAAGATCGCGCGGCTGCGCCAGGCCTGCCCGGACAAGACCGCCGTCTACATCGGCCTGAACCGCATGGCGCGCGGCGGTTTCGCCGCCGGCGCCGCCGGCTGGTGCACGGCCTCGGCCAATGTCGCCGCCGCGCACGCGGTGAACCTGTACCGCTGCGCCATGGCCGGCGATCAGGCTGGCGTGGACGACTGGTTCTCGCGTCAGTCCGGCCTCTTGAACTTCCTGATGGAACACGGCCTGCCGCGCACGGTGGCCGCCGGCCTGCGCCTGCGCGGCATTCCCAGCGGGCGGCTGCGCGCGCCGCTGGCGCCGCTGGCCCCGGAACACGAACACACCTTACTGAACATCCTCAAGCAAATGGAGATCGTGCAATGA